A window from Staphylococcus succinus encodes these proteins:
- the cshA gene encoding degradosome RNA helicase CshA: MQNFKELGISDKMAETLETMGFSDATPIQKESIPLALEGKDVLGQAQTGTGKTGAFGIPLIEKVAGREGVQSLILAPTRELAMQVAESIKEFSKGQNVQVVTVFGGMPIDRQIRSLKKGPQVVVGTPGRVIDHLNRRTLKTTDIHTLILDEADEMMNMGFIDDMKFIMDKIPASQRQTMLFSATMPKAIQTLVQQFMKSPVIVKTMNNETSNPQIEEFYTIVKELEKFDTFTSFLDVHQPELAIVFGRTKRRVDELTSALISKGYKAEGLHGDITQAKRLEVLKKFKNDQLDILVATDVAARGLDISGVSHVYNFDIPQDTESYTHRIGRTGRAGKEGIAITFVNPIEMDYIRQIEQANKREMQALRPPHRKEVLKARENDIKGKVQNWMTRENEPRLQRIASELIEEYSDVDLVASLLQELVESNDDVDVQLTFEKPLSRKGRQSKGPRRGGNNNKRGNNNKFDNKNRRSKGGFNNNKKKNEKPSSDKNNNKKSMKGRTFADHKK; encoded by the coding sequence TTGCAAAATTTTAAAGAATTAGGGATCTCAGATAAGATGGCAGAAACCCTAGAAACAATGGGGTTCAGTGATGCCACTCCTATTCAAAAAGAGAGTATCCCTCTTGCCTTAGAAGGCAAAGACGTTCTTGGCCAAGCGCAAACTGGTACAGGTAAAACAGGCGCATTTGGTATTCCGTTAATCGAAAAAGTAGCGGGTCGAGAAGGTGTTCAATCACTAATCCTTGCACCAACAAGAGAATTAGCTATGCAAGTAGCTGAATCTATTAAAGAATTTAGTAAAGGCCAAAACGTACAAGTCGTTACTGTTTTTGGTGGTATGCCAATAGATCGTCAAATTAGATCTCTTAAAAAAGGACCACAAGTAGTAGTAGGTACACCAGGTCGTGTAATTGACCATTTAAATCGTCGTACTTTGAAAACTACTGATATTCATACGCTTATATTAGATGAAGCGGATGAAATGATGAACATGGGCTTCATCGATGATATGAAATTTATCATGGACAAAATCCCAGCATCACAACGTCAAACAATGTTGTTTTCTGCTACAATGCCGAAAGCAATCCAAACACTAGTACAACAATTTATGAAGTCTCCAGTTATTGTTAAAACAATGAACAATGAAACTTCAAATCCTCAAATTGAAGAATTCTATACAATTGTAAAAGAATTAGAAAAATTTGATACTTTCACAAGCTTTTTAGATGTACATCAGCCAGAATTAGCAATTGTATTCGGACGTACAAAACGTCGTGTAGATGAATTAACAAGTGCGTTAATTTCTAAAGGATATAAAGCTGAAGGCTTACATGGTGATATCACACAAGCTAAACGTTTAGAAGTATTGAAAAAATTCAAAAACGATCAACTAGATATCTTAGTTGCGACTGATGTTGCAGCAAGAGGACTTGATATTTCAGGCGTGAGTCATGTTTATAACTTCGATATCCCTCAAGATACAGAAAGTTATACTCATAGAATCGGACGTACAGGTCGTGCTGGTAAAGAAGGTATTGCAATTACATTTGTTAACCCAATTGAGATGGATTACATCCGTCAAATTGAACAAGCTAACAAGCGAGAAATGCAAGCATTAAGACCACCTCATCGTAAAGAAGTGTTAAAAGCACGTGAAAACGATATTAAAGGTAAAGTTCAAAATTGGATGACTAGAGAAAATGAACCTAGATTACAACGCATTGCTTCTGAATTAATTGAAGAATATAGCGATGTTGATTTAGTTGCTTCATTATTACAAGAATTAGTAGAGTCAAATGATGATGTTGATGTACAATTAACATTTGAAAAACCATTATCTCGTAAAGGCCGTCAAAGCAAAGGCCCAAGACGTGGTGGTAATAACAATAAACGTGGTAACAACAACAAGTTCGATAACAAAAATCGTCGCTCAAAAGGCGGATTCAACAATAACAAGAAGAAGAACGAAAAACCTTCTTCTGACAAAAACAATAACAAGAAATCAATGAAAGGTCGCACATTCGCAGACCATAAAAAATAG
- a CDS encoding FtsW/RodA/SpoVE family cell cycle protein: MSTSRQLKKNHWIRRIDWKLIAILALFAIISVTIINSAMGGGQYSANFSIRQILYYVFGGFIAFLIMLVSPKKWMKYTYLLYFILCLGLFVLIIIPETPFTPIINGAKSWYKLGPISVQPSEFMKVILILALAKLITKHNKFTFNKSIETDFKLLFKIIGVSILPMALILLQNDLGTTLVICAIIIGVMIVSGISWKILAPLFIGIIVFASGIILSIIYKPSLIESGLGIKTYQLGRINSWLDPYTYSSGDGYHLTESLKAIGSGQLFGKGFNHGEVYIPENHTDFIFSVIGEEFGFIGSVILILVYLALIFHLVRLATQTNMSFNKLFIIGYVALILFHVLQNIGMTIQLLPITGIPLPFISYGGSSIWSLMFGIGILLSITYHQPKQYAPALENTKLTRS; the protein is encoded by the coding sequence ATGAGTACTTCACGTCAATTGAAAAAAAACCATTGGATACGTCGGATAGACTGGAAATTAATAGCTATCCTAGCATTATTTGCAATTATTAGTGTCACAATTATCAATTCAGCAATGGGCGGCGGACAATATAGTGCCAATTTCAGTATTAGGCAGATTTTGTATTATGTCTTTGGTGGGTTCATTGCATTTTTAATCATGCTTGTTTCCCCAAAAAAATGGATGAAATATACATACTTACTATACTTCATCCTTTGTCTTGGGCTGTTTGTATTAATCATCATTCCAGAGACACCGTTTACGCCAATTATTAATGGCGCTAAAAGTTGGTATAAATTAGGCCCTATTAGCGTACAACCATCAGAGTTTATGAAAGTCATATTAATTTTGGCGTTAGCAAAATTAATTACAAAACATAATAAATTTACTTTCAATAAATCTATTGAGACTGATTTTAAATTACTATTTAAAATCATAGGTGTCTCTATTCTTCCAATGGCATTAATTCTATTACAAAATGACCTAGGTACGACGTTAGTCATATGCGCTATTATCATAGGCGTAATGATTGTTAGTGGTATTTCTTGGAAAATTCTAGCACCTTTATTTATTGGAATTATCGTGTTTGCTTCTGGTATTATCTTGTCAATAATATACAAACCTTCTCTAATAGAAAGTGGCTTAGGTATTAAAACTTATCAACTTGGTAGAATCAATTCATGGCTTGATCCTTATACATATAGTAGTGGAGACGGCTATCATTTAACTGAGTCTCTTAAAGCTATTGGTTCCGGTCAACTTTTTGGTAAAGGTTTTAATCATGGTGAAGTTTATATACCGGAAAATCATACTGACTTTATTTTCTCTGTCATTGGAGAAGAATTTGGATTTATTGGATCTGTAATATTAATTTTGGTATATTTAGCCCTTATTTTCCATTTAGTAAGGCTTGCGACACAAACAAATATGTCCTTTAACAAGTTATTTATTATTGGTTATGTAGCGCTCATTCTTTTCCATGTCTTACAAAATATAGGTATGACAATACAATTGTTGCCTATTACAGGTATTCCATTACCATTTATAAGCTATGGTGGTAGTTCAATATGGAGTCTCATGTTTGGTATAGGGATATTATTATCAATTACTTATCATCAACCTAAACAATATGCGCCTGCATTAGAAAATACTAAATTAACTAGAAGTTAA
- the csoZ gene encoding putative copper chaperone CsoZ, producing the protein MKSKVIHVSGINNKTQQKQLEEHLKLIDGVKKVSVNQTNETISIDFETPASLNNLEKEVYDLGFAIL; encoded by the coding sequence ATGAAATCTAAAGTCATTCATGTATCGGGTATAAATAACAAGACACAACAAAAGCAGCTTGAAGAACATTTGAAATTGATAGATGGTGTGAAAAAAGTGTCAGTAAATCAAACCAATGAGACCATATCAATTGATTTTGAAACGCCAGCAAGTTTAAATAACCTAGAAAAAGAAGTGTATGATTTAGGCTTTGCCATCCTATAA
- the thiE gene encoding thiamine phosphate synthase, with translation MFNKEYLKVYFICGTQDVPENTSIKEILTKALEAGITMFQFREKGTTALKGQAKVKLARQLCALCHSYQVPFIVNDDVALAEEINADGIHVGQDDLDVSTFAKQFKDKIIGLSVSDVEEYNRSDLTYVDYIGVGPMYATASKGDANAPVGPEMIPQLRNYIDNFPIVAIGGISLENASDVVRAGADGLSLISAIAKSEHIEQTVQQFLQTVE, from the coding sequence ATGTTTAACAAAGAGTACTTAAAAGTCTACTTCATTTGTGGTACACAAGATGTACCTGAAAATACTTCTATTAAAGAGATATTGACTAAAGCACTAGAGGCTGGTATTACAATGTTTCAATTTAGAGAAAAAGGTACGACAGCACTAAAAGGACAAGCGAAAGTCAAATTGGCGAGACAGTTATGTGCGCTGTGTCATAGTTATCAAGTTCCATTTATAGTTAATGATGATGTAGCTCTAGCCGAAGAAATTAATGCTGATGGAATACATGTAGGGCAGGATGATCTGGATGTAAGTACATTTGCTAAGCAATTTAAAGACAAAATAATCGGTCTTAGTGTAAGTGATGTTGAAGAATATAATCGGTCTGATTTAACATACGTTGATTACATTGGTGTAGGTCCAATGTATGCCACGGCATCTAAAGGAGATGCAAACGCGCCAGTAGGGCCAGAAATGATACCTCAATTAAGAAATTATATAGATAACTTTCCGATTGTTGCGATTGGCGGTATTAGTTTAGAGAATGCAAGCGACGTCGTACGTGCAGGTGCAGATGGTCTTTCTCTAATATCAGCGATTGCTAAAAGTGAACATATCGAACAAACGGTGCAACAATTTTTACAAACTGTCGAATAA
- a CDS encoding UDP-N-acetylmuramoyl-tripeptide--D-alanyl-D-alanine ligase, with the protein MIEVTLEQVKDWIPCDIDNEYMDYTIKGVSIDSRVVNDQNLFIPFKGEHVDGHRYVAQALKDGASAAFYQKDVALDEQVTGPIIWVDDTLEALQQLSKAYLEFVNPQVIAVTGSNGKTTTKDMIESVLKPQFKVKKTQGNYNNEIGLPLTILQLDLDTEISILEMGMSGFHEIELLSKLAEPNIAVITNIGESHMQDLGSREGIAQAKAEITLGLKKDGLFIYDGDEPLLEPHVQNLKEVELVSVGQAAHNTLVCHLEDIENEGIAFNVNGEERYELPILGEHNMKNATYAIAIGKRLNLNYDTIFHNLAQVTLTGMRMEQHITEDHTVVINDAYNASPTSMKAAIDTLSGMRGRKIIVLGDVLELGTDSQMMHEAVGKYLKDKDISTLFTFGQEAAYIYNSGKDYVQHAEHYEDKNALIAALLTHLQPEDKVLIKGSRGMKLEEVVETLLK; encoded by the coding sequence ATGATTGAAGTAACTTTAGAGCAAGTCAAAGACTGGATTCCATGTGACATCGATAATGAATATATGGATTATACAATTAAAGGTGTATCTATAGATTCACGCGTTGTTAATGATCAAAATTTATTTATTCCATTTAAAGGAGAGCATGTTGATGGACATCGATACGTTGCTCAAGCATTGAAAGATGGTGCAAGTGCAGCTTTTTATCAAAAAGATGTTGCTTTAGATGAACAAGTTACTGGTCCAATCATATGGGTTGATGACACGCTTGAAGCATTACAACAATTATCTAAAGCGTATTTAGAATTTGTAAATCCTCAAGTGATAGCCGTGACAGGCTCAAATGGGAAAACAACCACTAAAGATATGATTGAAAGTGTGTTGAAACCTCAATTTAAAGTAAAGAAAACACAAGGTAATTATAATAATGAAATTGGATTACCGTTAACCATATTACAATTAGATTTAGACACTGAGATATCTATTTTAGAAATGGGGATGTCTGGTTTTCACGAGATTGAGCTGTTATCAAAATTAGCTGAACCTAATATTGCAGTGATTACCAATATTGGAGAATCACACATGCAAGATTTAGGGTCTAGAGAAGGTATTGCACAAGCTAAAGCTGAAATTACACTAGGTTTAAAGAAAGACGGTTTATTTATTTATGATGGCGATGAACCATTATTAGAACCACATGTTCAAAATTTAAAAGAAGTTGAATTAGTAAGCGTAGGTCAAGCAGCTCATAATACACTCGTTTGTCATTTAGAAGATATTGAAAATGAAGGTATAGCATTTAATGTTAATGGTGAAGAACGATATGAATTGCCAATATTAGGTGAACATAATATGAAGAATGCTACCTATGCTATTGCTATAGGTAAACGATTGAATTTAAATTACGATACGATATTTCATAATTTAGCTCAAGTGACGTTGACTGGTATGAGAATGGAACAGCATATTACTGAGGATCATACGGTAGTAATAAATGATGCATATAATGCGAGTCCTACAAGTATGAAAGCAGCCATAGATACACTTTCTGGTATGAGAGGACGAAAAATCATTGTGCTTGGTGATGTATTAGAATTAGGTACTGATAGCCAAATGATGCATGAAGCTGTAGGAAAGTACTTGAAAGATAAAGATATCAGTACATTATTTACATTTGGCCAAGAAGCGGCTTACATCTATAATAGTGGAAAGGATTACGTCCAACACGCTGAACACTATGAAGATAAAAATGCTTTGATAGCTGCACTACTCACACATCTACAACCTGAAGATAAAGTGCTTATAAAAGGTTCGAGAGGTATGAAGTTAGAGGAAGTTGTAGAAACACTTTTGAAATAA
- a CDS encoding PH domain-containing protein: MAKDLLFKRSPKEAMKYYYTIKVLEFMLSMVIATVVFFLWSHFNWWHFILYLIIAFIVFNILYTLITPWIKYKYAFYRVENKHIEIKYDFFFKSHKIVKLERTQLIERKYNPILSRLGLAKVSLITAGHTVSFPLLTDEEAIVIESKSLSYLRGADYDV, translated from the coding sequence ATGGCTAAAGACCTATTGTTTAAGAGAAGTCCAAAGGAAGCTATGAAGTATTACTATACAATAAAAGTATTAGAATTTATGTTGAGTATGGTTATAGCAACGGTTGTATTTTTTTTATGGAGTCACTTTAATTGGTGGCATTTTATCTTGTATTTAATCATTGCTTTTATAGTTTTTAATATTTTGTATACTTTAATTACACCCTGGATAAAATATAAGTATGCTTTTTATCGAGTAGAAAATAAACATATTGAAATAAAATATGATTTCTTTTTTAAATCTCATAAAATAGTGAAATTAGAACGAACTCAATTGATTGAGCGCAAATATAATCCTATATTAAGTAGATTAGGATTAGCTAAAGTTTCATTAATAACTGCGGGACATACAGTTAGTTTTCCATTATTGACTGATGAAGAAGCGATAGTTATTGAATCGAAATCATTAAGTTACCTAAGAGGAGCTGATTACGATGTATAA
- the yidC gene encoding membrane protein insertase YidC — translation MKKKALLPLLLGVMVFLAGCDYSKPENKDGFFYNTFVEPMDKVIHWLGTSFNNDYGLAIIVLVLAIRLVLLPFMLSNYKNSHMMREKMKVAKPDIDAIQEKVKRSRTQEEKMAANQEMMEVYKKYDMNPMKSMLGCLPMLIQMPIIMGLFFVLKYPSSGGFTEHPNFLWFNLSKPDIWITIIAGILYFLQAYVSSKSMPNEQRQMGYMMMVISPIMIVWISLSSASALGLYWSVSAAFLIVQTQVANMYYSKLAQKEVAPMIEAMKQNTANSVTKGSNTQVVSKKNKKK, via the coding sequence ATGAAGAAGAAAGCGCTACTACCTTTATTATTAGGTGTAATGGTCTTTTTAGCAGGCTGTGACTATTCAAAACCTGAAAATAAGGATGGATTTTTCTATAATACGTTCGTTGAGCCGATGGACAAAGTTATACATTGGTTGGGGACTAGTTTTAATAATGACTATGGTTTAGCAATTATCGTACTTGTATTGGCAATTCGTTTAGTATTATTGCCATTCATGTTATCTAATTATAAAAATAGTCATATGATGCGTGAAAAAATGAAAGTTGCAAAACCTGATATTGATGCGATTCAAGAGAAGGTTAAGCGTTCGCGTACCCAAGAAGAAAAAATGGCAGCAAACCAAGAAATGATGGAAGTATATAAAAAATATGATATGAACCCAATGAAGAGTATGTTAGGTTGTTTACCAATGCTAATACAAATGCCAATCATTATGGGATTATTCTTTGTATTGAAATATCCTTCTAGCGGTGGTTTTACAGAGCATCCTAATTTCTTATGGTTCAACTTATCCAAACCTGACATTTGGATTACAATTATTGCAGGTATCTTATACTTCTTACAAGCTTATGTTTCAAGTAAGAGTATGCCAAACGAACAGCGTCAAATGGGTTATATGATGATGGTGATTTCACCAATTATGATTGTGTGGATTTCATTAAGTTCAGCATCAGCTTTAGGTTTATATTGGTCAGTGAGTGCGGCTTTCTTAATCGTACAAACACAAGTAGCGAATATGTATTATTCTAAACTTGCTCAAAAAGAAGTTGCGCCAATGATAGAAGCGATGAAACAAAACACAGCAAACTCAGTAACTAAAGGGTCAAATACGCAAGTGGTTTCAAAGAAAAATAAGAAAAAATAA
- a CDS encoding Lmo0850 family protein, with product MSKDNDKIQNVVNLLSSLGVNIKKTKSRLEVMHTLPTTVKTANELK from the coding sequence ATGAGTAAGGATAACGATAAGATTCAAAACGTAGTTAATCTATTATCATCATTAGGGGTAAACATAAAGAAAACCAAATCAAGATTAGAAGTTATGCATACTTTACCAACTACTGTGAAAACCGCTAACGAACTGAAATAG
- a CDS encoding HD domain-containing protein, with protein MHTNDILKSAESYMITFHTSDSTGHDVAHIKRVVNMAKYIANKENDGDLLIIELACLLHDTIDEKLTDGKQAKIKLLEFLNQLALSSHQQADILHIIENMSYQDGQNNSVKLSIEGQIVRDADRLDAIGAIGIARTFQFAGHFNEPMWVDIQSDAASNHETTDYIDWSPSAIKHFYEKLFKLKDLMHTETGKRIAQQRHEYMKGFVNQFFKEWYV; from the coding sequence ATGCATACAAATGATATACTAAAATCCGCAGAATCTTACATGATTACTTTTCACACTAGTGATTCTACTGGGCATGATGTTGCCCATATCAAACGTGTTGTAAATATGGCTAAATATATCGCTAATAAGGAAAATGATGGAGATTTATTAATTATTGAATTAGCCTGTTTATTACACGATACAATTGATGAGAAACTTACTGATGGTAAACAAGCAAAAATAAAATTATTGGAATTTTTAAATCAACTTGCACTATCCTCACATCAGCAAGCAGACATTCTACATATTATTGAAAATATGAGTTATCAAGATGGACAAAATAATTCAGTAAAATTATCTATAGAAGGTCAAATCGTGCGTGATGCTGATAGACTTGATGCAATTGGTGCCATTGGAATCGCTCGTACATTTCAGTTTGCTGGTCATTTTAACGAACCCATGTGGGTTGATATACAATCTGATGCAGCGTCTAACCATGAAACTACGGATTATATTGACTGGTCTCCTTCAGCGATTAAGCATTTCTATGAAAAATTATTCAAACTCAAAGATTTAATGCATACTGAAACTGGTAAACGTATCGCCCAACAACGCCATGAATATATGAAAGGGTTTGTGAATCAATTCTTTAAAGAATGGTATGTTTAA
- the cls gene encoding cardiolipin synthase, giving the protein MIDIFSISYSHTNLIINVLLISAFILNLIFAFIIIFMERRSAGSIWAWVLVLVFIPVLGFIIYLLFGRQIQRTHIFSIDEKDKIGIEMIVKEQLEALKNDEFSKGNHQIVKFKDMVQMLLYNNAAFLTTDNNLKIFTDGKEKFDALIKDIYDAQDYIHIQYYIFRNDGLGNRILRALEQKLEEGLEVKMLYDDMGSRTLSLKDFKSFHKKGGQVEAFFPSKLPLINLRMNNRNHRKIVIIDGHIGYVGGFNVGDEYLGLKKKFGYWRDTHLRIVGDAVNALQLRFMLDWNSQSTRDNLKYAERYFPDVESDGTVGIQIASSGPDETWEQIKYGYLKMIASAKHSIYIQSPYFIPDQAFLDAVKIAALGGVNVNIMIPNKPDHPFVYWVTYKNVASLLEAGVNIFHYNNGFLHSKMLIIDDEVASVGTANMDHRSFTLNFEVNAFIYDTLIARELRVAFEKDLTVSYRLTTELYEKRSLWIKFKEGISQLLSPIL; this is encoded by the coding sequence ATGATAGATATTTTTTCAATTTCATATAGTCACACAAACTTAATAATAAATGTTCTTTTAATTAGTGCATTTATATTAAACCTTATCTTTGCTTTTATCATTATTTTTATGGAACGACGATCTGCAGGTTCAATTTGGGCATGGGTCTTAGTTTTAGTCTTTATCCCAGTACTTGGTTTTATCATTTATCTATTATTTGGTAGACAAATCCAACGTACTCATATCTTTTCAATAGATGAAAAAGATAAGATTGGCATAGAAATGATTGTGAAAGAACAGCTTGAGGCATTGAAAAATGATGAGTTTTCCAAAGGTAACCATCAAATAGTTAAATTCAAAGATATGGTTCAAATGCTGTTATACAATAACGCAGCGTTTTTAACTACAGACAATAACCTCAAAATATTTACAGACGGTAAGGAAAAATTTGATGCTCTAATTAAGGATATTTACGATGCCCAAGATTATATTCATATTCAATATTACATTTTTAGAAATGATGGTTTAGGAAATCGTATTTTAAGAGCACTTGAGCAAAAACTTGAAGAAGGCTTAGAAGTTAAGATGTTGTATGACGATATGGGGTCTCGTACATTATCTTTGAAGGATTTTAAAAGCTTCCACAAAAAAGGTGGTCAAGTAGAAGCTTTCTTCCCTTCAAAACTTCCATTGATCAATCTTAGAATGAACAACAGAAACCATAGAAAAATCGTAATTATTGATGGCCATATTGGTTACGTTGGTGGTTTTAATGTTGGTGATGAGTATCTAGGATTAAAGAAAAAATTTGGGTATTGGAGAGATACACATTTACGTATTGTAGGTGATGCAGTCAATGCCTTGCAGTTACGTTTTATGTTGGACTGGAATTCACAGTCCACTAGGGATAATCTGAAATATGCCGAGCGTTATTTTCCTGATGTTGAGTCTGATGGTACTGTAGGTATTCAGATCGCTTCAAGTGGTCCTGATGAAACATGGGAACAGATAAAATATGGATATCTAAAAATGATTGCTTCCGCAAAACATTCTATTTATATCCAGTCTCCTTATTTTATTCCTGATCAAGCTTTTCTAGATGCAGTTAAAATTGCTGCTTTAGGTGGTGTGAATGTAAATATTATGATACCTAATAAACCTGACCATCCATTTGTTTATTGGGTTACCTATAAAAATGTAGCTTCCCTCTTAGAAGCAGGCGTTAATATTTTCCATTATAACAACGGTTTTTTACATTCAAAAATGCTTATTATTGATGACGAAGTAGCTAGTGTTGGAACAGCAAATATGGACCATCGCAGTTTCACACTTAACTTCGAAGTTAATGCTTTTATTTATGATACGCTTATCGCACGAGAACTTAGAGTAGCTTTTGAAAAAGATTTGACTGTATCTTATAGATTAACCACAGAACTTTATGAAAAACGAAGTTTATGGATTAAATTTAAAGAAGGCATTTCGCAATTATTATCACCTATTCTGTAG
- a CDS encoding D-alanine--D-alanine ligase, which translates to MAKENVCIVYGGKSAEHDVSILTAQNVLNAIDKDQYQVDIIYITNDGDWKKKENIVDTINNIDTLRLTDVAAGEISQLLSVGSTGDRYSAVFPLLHGPNGEDGTIQGLFEVLDLPYVGNGVLAASSSMDKLVMKQLFEHRGLPQLPYVSFLRSEYHKYENNILKLVHDKLEYPVFVKPANLGSSVGISKCNNEEELKSGIEEAFQFDRKLVIEQGIDAREIEVAVLGNDYPETTWPGEVIKEVAFYDYKAKYKDGNIKLDIPADLDEEVQMTLRNMAVEAFKATDCSGLLRADFFVTEDNQIFINETNAMPGFTAFSMYPSLWENMGVSYSDLIKKLIELAKEKHEDKKQNKYIID; encoded by the coding sequence ATGGCTAAGGAAAATGTATGTATCGTATACGGAGGAAAGAGTGCGGAACACGATGTTTCAATATTAACAGCACAAAATGTCTTAAATGCCATTGATAAAGATCAGTATCAAGTAGACATTATTTACATCACAAATGATGGTGACTGGAAAAAGAAAGAGAATATCGTGGACACTATAAATAATATAGACACTTTACGTTTAACTGACGTTGCTGCTGGTGAAATCTCTCAATTACTAAGTGTTGGTAGTACAGGAGATAGATATAGCGCAGTATTTCCACTATTACATGGTCCAAATGGTGAAGATGGAACGATACAAGGTTTATTTGAAGTGCTAGATTTACCATATGTAGGTAACGGTGTATTAGCAGCTTCAAGTTCGATGGATAAGCTAGTAATGAAACAATTATTCGAACATAGAGGATTACCGCAATTACCATATGTAAGTTTTTTGAGAAGTGAATACCATAAATATGAAAATAATATTTTAAAATTAGTACATGATAAATTAGAATATCCAGTATTTGTTAAACCTGCAAATTTAGGTTCTAGTGTAGGTATCAGTAAATGTAATAATGAAGAAGAATTAAAATCAGGAATTGAAGAAGCATTTCAGTTTGACCGTAAATTAGTGATTGAACAAGGTATTGATGCAAGAGAAATAGAAGTCGCTGTATTAGGTAATGACTATCCTGAAACGACTTGGCCAGGTGAAGTGATTAAGGAAGTAGCCTTCTATGATTATAAAGCTAAGTACAAAGATGGAAATATTAAATTAGATATTCCAGCTGATTTAGATGAAGAAGTTCAAATGACACTAAGAAATATGGCAGTTGAAGCGTTTAAAGCTACTGACTGTTCTGGTTTATTACGTGCAGACTTTTTTGTTACAGAAGACAATCAAATTTTCATAAATGAAACAAATGCTATGCCAGGATTTACTGCATTTAGTATGTACCCTAGTCTGTGGGAAAATATGGGCGTTTCATATTCTGATTTAATTAAGAAGTTAATTGAGTTAGCAAAAGAAAAACATGAAGATAAAAAACAAAATAAATATATAATTGATTGA
- the csoR gene encoding copper-sensing transcriptional repressor CsoR, which translates to MEEIQKAHHSEQNKANLKSRLNRIEGQVRAINRMVDEDVYCDDVLTQIRATRSALNSVATKLLDHHMKSCIMNKVNQGQQEEAMEELLVTFQKLMKD; encoded by the coding sequence ATGGAGGAAATACAAAAAGCACACCACTCGGAACAGAATAAAGCTAATTTAAAATCGAGATTGAACCGTATAGAGGGTCAAGTAAGAGCAATTAATAGAATGGTCGATGAAGATGTATATTGTGATGATGTGTTGACACAAATTAGAGCTACACGGTCAGCATTAAATAGTGTGGCAACGAAGTTATTAGATCACCACATGAAAAGTTGTATCATGAATAAAGTCAATCAAGGGCAACAAGAAGAAGCAATGGAAGAATTGTTAGTTACTTTTCAAAAATTAATGAAAGATTAG